The Haloplanus sp. GDY1 genomic sequence CGACCAGAGCGCGACCGAGAGGAGGAGTCCGACGAGCCCCGTTCGGGTTCCGGCGTGCTGGATCCCCCGTGCCCGGGGGATACTGGCGAGACAGACGAGTCCCGAAAGGCCGAACACGAACAGATGACCGAGCAGTACCGGATTCATTCCGTCCGTGTGGGGGTCCACCACTCCGGACACGGTTAATTGCTAGGGTAGCCCGGCCCGACGGCGCTGCGGTCCGGCCGCTCAAGTGCACTCCTCGCCATCCGCGAGCGGCCGGTGGCCGTATCCGGGCCGACCGCGGCGTGTACGCGCGTTTCCCGTTGGGTCGACGCAGCCGTCACCGCCGGTTGCCACTCCCGGGAGCTATTATACGTCCGGGCCGAACGCACCGGTACATTTCGCCCGAACCACCACGATGGACTCCAATCACTTCCTCTTCGTTTCGGCCGACGCCGCACTGATCACCGACCTCGCGTGGCAAGTCCACGAGGAGGGCCACGACGTGAAGTACTACATCGAAGCCGAATCGGACAAAGAGATCGGCAACGGGTTCGTCCCGAAGACGGACGACTGGCGTGCGGAGGTGGAGTGGGCCGACGTCATCGTCTTCGACGACATCTGGGTCGGCTCGGACGTCGGAACCGGCGCGCTCGCCCGGGACCTCCGGGAGCAGGGGAAGGCCGTCGTGGGTGGCACGCCGAACACCGACCGCCTCGAAGAGGACCGCGGCTACGCGATGGAGGTCCTCGAGGAACACGGCGTCGATACCGTCGAGCACCACGTCTTCGAGGACTTCGACGCCGGCATCCAGCACGTCCAGGCGAATCCGGCCCCGTACGTGATCAAACCGCTCGGGGAGGTCCAGAACGTCAAGCGACTCCTCTACGTCGGGAACGAGGACGACGGCAGCGACGTCGTCGACGTCCTTCGAGCCTACGAGAAAGCGTGGGGGCACCGGATGAAGGGCTTCCAGCTCCAGCGGAAGGTCGAGGGCGTCGAGGTCGCCATCTGCGGGTTCTTCGACGGTGAGCGGTTCATCGACCAGGTCAACTTCAACTTCGAGCACAAGAAACTGTTCCCGGGAAACATCGGCCCGTCGACGGGCGAGATGGGCACGTCGATGTTCTGGGGCGGGCGAAACAAGCTGTTCGAGGAGACGTTCGGAAAGCTCGAAGGCTGGCTCGCCGAGGAGGGCTACGTCGGGAGCATCGACCTCAACTGCATCGTCAACGAGACCGGCATCTACCCGCTGGAGTTCACCCCGCGGTTCGGGTATCCGACCATCGCGCTGCAGGAGGAGTCCTTCGAATCCGCGACCGGGCAGTTCTTCTACGACCTCGCACACGGAAACGACCCAGAACTGGCGGTGCACAACGGCTACCAGATCGGTGTGCGTGTCGTCCTCCCGCCGTTCCCGTTCGACGACGAGAAGACCTACGACGAGAACTCCCGCAACGCCGCGGTCGTCTTCGACACCGAGAGCCGCGAAGGGATCCACCTGGAGGACACGAAACGGGTCGACGGACAGTGGCGGGTCGCCGGCGAGAGCGGCATGCCCCTCGTCGTGACCGGGAAGGGCGAGACCATGCAGAACGCGCGGGAACGGGCCTACGAGCGCGTCGACAACATCGTCATCCCGAACCTCTACTACCGCGACGACATCGGCGAGCGCTGGACCGACGGCGACGGCGACAGACTGCAGGCGTGGGGGTATCTCGGGCCGCAGCCGTAGCACCGGAGGGGCGGGGACGACGCCATCGCTCCGCTCCGCCGTAGCACGCTCGACGCCCGTACGGAACAACCGTTATCACTCCGCGCGTTCAACGCCAACGCATGACATCCACGCTGGTCGCGGACGCGATGACCGCACCGATGCTCACGCTGGACGCGGAGACCCCGGTCGACGAGGCGGCCCAGGGGATGCTCGAAGCGGGGATCAAATCGCTCGTCGTCGTCGGGGAGGGCTGCCGTCCGGAGGGCATCTTCACCTCGACGGACGCGCTGCGGGTCGCGGCCGACGGGCGACCGACCGACGAGGCGACCGTCGGTGAGTACATGACGACGACGGTGGAGACGGTCAGCCCCGACGACCCGCTCTCGACCGTCGCCCGCCGCATGGTCGAGGCGGACGTCAGCCACCTGCCGGTGACCGACGCCGACGGCAACGGGGTGGGGATCCTGACGACGACGGACCTGGCCGAGGCGCTGTCGGCCGCCGAGGCGCCGACCGGGTCGACGTAGGCCCGACGGGGACCAAGAGTTACTACCCGTCGGGTTCGTTCGTGTGTATGGCCGTCGACCTCGAACGACTCGTGCGCTACCCGGCGACCGGCGACGACTGGGCGAAGACCCTGCTCGTCGGTGGCCTGCTGACGGCGCTGTCGGTGTTGATCGTGCCCGCCTTTCTCCTGTACGGCTACCTCCTTCGCGTCCTCCGGGACGGGATGGCCGAGGGGAGGGAACCACCCGTCTTCGACGACTGGTGGACGCTCCTTCGCGACGGCGTCGTCGCCGTCCTGATCGTCCTCGTCTACCAGTTCGTCCCGCTGCTCGTGGCGGCGCTGACGGTCGGTGGCTCGGTGCTGGCGCTGCTCACCGGGTCGGAGGTCGGCGTGGGAGTCGGGCTGTTCGGACTGCTCGCGGGGCTCGCGCTCTCGGCGGCGCTCGCCCTGGTCTTCGGCTACGTCACGCCGATCGGCGTCGCCAACTACACCCGCGAGGGGACGGCCGGCGCGGCGTTCGACACCGGAGTGCTCCGGGACGTCGCCCTCGACGGCGCCTACGCCGTCGCGTGGCTCTACGGCGTCGCGCTCCTCCTCGCGGCGAGCGTCGTCGCCGGACTCCTCGGGTTCGTCCCCGTGGTCGGCGTGTTCGTCGGCTTCTACGCACAGGTCGCGGCCGCCTGGGTCTGGGGGAAGGGCTTCGCCGACGCGATGGGGCTCGACGGTGCGGTCGAGTCGGCGTCGCCGTCGACCGCCTGAGCCCCGACCGGCAACCACAACCCTGAAACGCGGCGCCGTCGGGGTTCCCGTATGCCCACCGTCGCGGAACGCCTCGGCGTCGAACCGGCGCGGCTCTGGCTCGGATCGGTCCTCACCCTGCTGGCCGCGCTGATCGGCGGGTCGCTCGCCTTCCCACGCGCCGTCTACGACGGCTTCGTCTGGCACTTCTTCTGGGGGCCGGTGCAGGCCGACGCCAACGCGGCCGTCTGTGCCATCCGCGAGGGCGGCACCACCCGGTACCTCTACGACGCGGCGGCGTGCCGGGCCGCCGCCGAACCCGTCGCGTACCCGGGGTACACGCTCGTCTCGGAGGTCGGGTACGTGATCGTCCTCCTGATCGCGCTCTCCGGCCTCGTCTTCGTGTTGCGGCGACTGGAGGTCGGCTCGGACCGGGAGCTCTTCTACGCCCTCCTGCCGTTCGTCTTCTTCGGCGGGGCGCTCCGGGTCGTCGAGGACGTGACCGACACCGCCGGCCCCGCGGCGCTCGTGGACTACCCGCTGAACACGCTCATCATCAGCCCGATCATCTACTTCACCGTCTTCGCGGTGACGCTCCTGGCGCTCGTCGGGAGCGTGGCCCTCGAGCGCAGCAAGGCCGTCGAGGACTACACCCGGCCGCTCGCCGGGTCGGGCGTCGTCGTCCTCGTCGCGACGCTCGCCTTCCTGCTGTGGAGCGCCCTCTCGCCGGACGGCCCGGGCACCTTCCACCCGCAGGTGCTGATCGTCACCCTCGCCGGCGCGACGGCCGCGGCCGGGGGCACCTGGTGGCTGGTCGAGCGCTACGCCCCCGCGGTCAACGCGGGCACCGGCCGGATCGGCTTCGTCGTCGTCTGGGGCCACGCCGTCGACGGCGTCGCCAACGTCGTCGGCCTCGACTGGATGGTCGCGCTCGGCGCCGGGCCGAACCTGGTGCCCAAGCACCCGGTCAACAGCGCCATCGTCGACATCACGGCCGCGACGCTCCCGGCGTCGGTGCTCGCGCTCACCGGCGACACCTGGCCGTTCCTCGTCGTGAAACTCGTCGCGGCGACGCTCGTCGTCTGGCTGTTCGACGAACGGATCTTCGAGGAGAGCCCGCAGTACACCATCCTGCTGTTGATCGCCATCCTCGCGGTGGGGCTGGGTCCCGGCACGCGGGACATGCTCCGGGCGACGTTCGGCGTCTAGGGATAGGGGTGGAACGGCCGGTCGAGTCGGGGCTCGTACCCCAGGTCGGGGGGCACCGTCTCGGCCCGGTCGCCGAAGTAGGGGTCGTCGACGAACAGCGGTTGGGCCTCGGGGCTGAGAACGCGCACCGCCTCGAAGCCGAGGTCGGCCACGTCCGGCGTCGTGACCCGTGCGGCGTACGTCGACAGCCCCGCCGCGCCCGCCCGCTCGACGACGGCGTCGAGTTCCGCTTCGCCGTCCGGCACCGCGTCGGGACCGACCGTCGCCGCGGGCACGCCGTCGCCGGCGTCGGTGAACTCCCGGGCCTCCGGCGGCAGGTCGGCGTACCGGGCGATGGCGCCCTCCTCCTCGGCGGCGTCTTCCGGTCCCATGGCCCGGAGTTCCATCCAGTTCTGGAGCGCCTCGGCGAGCGCCGACCGCGCCGCCGCCGTCGCGTTCAGGTCGGCGCCCGACCCGAGGGCGAAGCGGGGCCAGCCCTCCTCGCGGTGGACCGAGACGGCGACGACGGGCACGTCGACGTCGCCGGTGATCAGCGCCGGCGTCACCGTCAGGCGCTCGGCGCGGGCGCGGTCCACGAGCCTCGAGAACCCGTCGTCGTCGACCGACAGCCCCAGCGGTTCGTACGTCGAGTACCACGCACACATCGCGGCGTCGCGCTCGATCACCTCGTAGAGCCCCGACAGCAGCGCCTCGACGCCCGCGTTGCCGAGGCCGAGGCCGGTGGTGATCGCCGGGCGGTGGCGGGCGGCCGGCG encodes the following:
- a CDS encoding phosphoribosylglycinamide synthetase C domain-containing protein, coding for MDSNHFLFVSADAALITDLAWQVHEEGHDVKYYIEAESDKEIGNGFVPKTDDWRAEVEWADVIVFDDIWVGSDVGTGALARDLREQGKAVVGGTPNTDRLEEDRGYAMEVLEEHGVDTVEHHVFEDFDAGIQHVQANPAPYVIKPLGEVQNVKRLLYVGNEDDGSDVVDVLRAYEKAWGHRMKGFQLQRKVEGVEVAICGFFDGERFIDQVNFNFEHKKLFPGNIGPSTGEMGTSMFWGGRNKLFEETFGKLEGWLAEEGYVGSIDLNCIVNETGIYPLEFTPRFGYPTIALQEESFESATGQFFYDLAHGNDPELAVHNGYQIGVRVVLPPFPFDDEKTYDENSRNAAVVFDTESREGIHLEDTKRVDGQWRVAGESGMPLVVTGKGETMQNARERAYERVDNIVIPNLYYRDDIGERWTDGDGDRLQAWGYLGPQP
- a CDS encoding CBS domain-containing protein, translated to MTSTLVADAMTAPMLTLDAETPVDEAAQGMLEAGIKSLVVVGEGCRPEGIFTSTDALRVAADGRPTDEATVGEYMTTTVETVSPDDPLSTVARRMVEADVSHLPVTDADGNGVGILTTTDLAEALSAAEAPTGST
- a CDS encoding DUF4013 domain-containing protein, with translation MAVDLERLVRYPATGDDWAKTLLVGGLLTALSVLIVPAFLLYGYLLRVLRDGMAEGREPPVFDDWWTLLRDGVVAVLIVLVYQFVPLLVAALTVGGSVLALLTGSEVGVGVGLFGLLAGLALSAALALVFGYVTPIGVANYTREGTAGAAFDTGVLRDVALDGAYAVAWLYGVALLLAASVVAGLLGFVPVVGVFVGFYAQVAAAWVWGKGFADAMGLDGAVESASPSTA
- a CDS encoding DUF63 family protein gives rise to the protein MPTVAERLGVEPARLWLGSVLTLLAALIGGSLAFPRAVYDGFVWHFFWGPVQADANAAVCAIREGGTTRYLYDAAACRAAAEPVAYPGYTLVSEVGYVIVLLIALSGLVFVLRRLEVGSDRELFYALLPFVFFGGALRVVEDVTDTAGPAALVDYPLNTLIISPIIYFTVFAVTLLALVGSVALERSKAVEDYTRPLAGSGVVVLVATLAFLLWSALSPDGPGTFHPQVLIVTLAGATAAAGGTWWLVERYAPAVNAGTGRIGFVVVWGHAVDGVANVVGLDWMVALGAGPNLVPKHPVNSAIVDITAATLPASVLALTGDTWPFLVVKLVAATLVVWLFDERIFEESPQYTILLLIAILAVGLGPGTRDMLRATFGV